The Candidatus Arthromitus sp. SFB-mouse-Japan genome includes a region encoding these proteins:
- a CDS encoding aminopeptidase, giving the protein MGDKTLSKIAWENYSEENLLELEDLCSKYKDFLSKNKTERECVNYFINEAVKHNFKDLREVIKNREKLNKGDRVYYSKMDKTLILAVIGDESLENGFNIIGSHIDAPRIDIKQSPVYESDGLCYFDTHYYGGIKKYHWVARPMCLKGVVIKSNGDKVVINIGDDDNDPYLGFSDLLPHLWKDQAMKKGVDVIEGEQLNLLVGSRSLDGKKDKVKKLILSILSEKYGICEEDLISAELEVVPAGPAKDYGLDRSMIIGYGQDDRVCAFTSFMSMLKMDGIPKRTSICMLVDKEEIGSTGATGMESKLFENFSAELLNSCRDNYSEIVLKRSLDRSYMLSADVTCAYDPNFPNETPKQSTAFFGKGVTISKYTGSRGKSGCNDANPEFLAKLRDIFNREGICYQVGELGKVDQGGGGTIAYFLSRYGMEVVDIGVPLQNMHAPFEVSSKADIYETYKAYGTFYKYLV; this is encoded by the coding sequence ATGGGCGATAAAACATTATCAAAGATCGCATGGGAAAATTATAGTGAAGAAAATTTATTGGAACTTGAGGATCTATGTAGTAAATATAAGGATTTTTTAAGTAAGAATAAAACTGAAAGAGAATGTGTTAATTATTTTATTAATGAAGCTGTTAAGCATAATTTTAAAGATTTAAGAGAAGTAATAAAAAATAGGGAAAAACTTAATAAGGGAGATAGAGTTTATTATTCTAAAATGGATAAAACTCTAATTTTAGCGGTAATTGGTGATGAAAGTTTAGAAAATGGATTTAATATAATAGGTTCACATATTGATGCTCCTAGAATTGATATAAAGCAATCTCCTGTATATGAATCTGATGGATTATGCTATTTTGATACTCACTATTATGGTGGTATAAAGAAATATCATTGGGTTGCACGTCCTATGTGTTTAAAGGGGGTAGTAATAAAAAGTAATGGAGATAAGGTTGTTATAAATATAGGTGATGATGATAATGATCCATATTTAGGATTTTCAGATTTACTTCCTCACTTGTGGAAAGATCAAGCTATGAAAAAAGGTGTTGATGTTATTGAGGGAGAACAGTTGAATTTGCTTGTAGGATCTAGGTCATTAGATGGTAAAAAAGATAAAGTTAAGAAATTAATATTATCAATATTAAGTGAAAAATATGGAATATGTGAGGAGGATTTAATTTCTGCAGAACTTGAGGTTGTGCCAGCTGGCCCAGCTAAGGATTATGGATTAGATAGAAGTATGATAATTGGATATGGTCAAGATGATAGAGTTTGTGCATTTACTTCATTTATGTCCATGCTTAAAATGGATGGTATACCTAAGAGAACAAGTATTTGTATGTTGGTTGATAAAGAGGAGATTGGGAGCACTGGGGCAACTGGGATGGAATCAAAATTATTTGAAAATTTTTCGGCTGAACTTTTAAATTCTTGTAGAGATAATTATTCAGAGATAGTTTTGAAGAGATCCTTAGATAGATCATATATGTTATCAGCTGATGTAACCTGTGCATATGATCCGAATTTTCCAAATGAGACTCCTAAGCAAAGCACGGCATTTTTTGGTAAAGGTGTTACGATATCCAAGTATACAGGTTCAAGAGGGAAAAGCGGATGCAATGATGCAAATCCTGAGTTTTTGGCAAAATTGAGAGATATATTTAATAGAGAAGGTATTTGTTACCAAGTTGGAGAACTTGGTAAGGTTGATCAAGGAGGAGGAGGAACAATAGCATATTTTTTGTCTAGGTATGGTATGGAAGTTGTTGATATTGGAGTTCCATTGCAAAATATGCATGCTCCTTTTGAGGTTTCATCAAAGGCAGATATTTATGAAACATACAAGGCATATGGTACATTTTATAAATATTTAGTTTAA